In Xylanibacillus composti, the DNA window TGACAGCTCGACTGACAGGCGCCCAGTGGGAGGATCCCGACATAGGAGCTCGACTGACAGGCACCCAGTGGGAGGCTCTCGGCATGGCAGCTCGACTGACAGGCACCGTGGGAGGCTCCCGGCATGACAGCTCGACTGACAGGCGCCTGACGGGTCTGGTTGGAGATCAGCTGGGATCACGGACAACAGGAGTCGCTAGGCAAGCTAGAACCAATGGAGAATCGCGCTTGACCGGATGATGGGCCGGATGATAACGGAACTGACAGACGTTAATTGCTTGATTTCCGCTCAGTTTTCATTCTAACGGAATCAGGAGCTCTTATTCTGAGGAAAAGCGGAAAAAACGCCAGTTTTCCCGCCATTAGTGCCTCCTGGTTCCGTTAGCATTTCGATTGTCGGCCAGAACGCGCATTAGTGTTCCTCACTTCCGTTAGAATTCCGCACAAGCCGGTTGCAGATTGCATGCCGGGTTGCTGCAAGACCAGTTGCTGCCTGTTCCGAAGCAAATGAATGCTAATACGCACAATTCAAGTAGCCGCCGCTCGCAGGGATGACTGCCGAGACGGCGGTTTTCTATGCGCTGGCAATGCACCCGGCCAATTGAGTAAAAGTCTCCGGCACACGAAGGCTGGCGGTAGGGCGCAGCTGACGCATCATGCATCGTGCAACGTGCGGAGGAGCTTGCGAAGCGAAGGCAAAACCCGGAACTGGGCAGCATAACCATGTTGGTTGACCGATTCTGGCCACAAGAGGAGGCGCATCCAAATGAGGAACAGGTCAGCGGCCGAGCAGCTTGTCAATTGCAGATGGCAGCAGTATAATGTGCCCGACAGTCATCATCATTCTAACAGCAAAGAGGTCATCATATGGAAGCGAAATATTGTTTGCTCTGCGGGCATCCGCTTGTTGAAAAAGTAATCGACGGCGACCCGCGCCAGGCTTGCTCTGCATGCAGCTATGTGCATTGGGGAAATTACAGTGTCGGCGTGGGAGCGCTTGTGATCAAGGAAGGAAAGCTGCTGCTTGTTCGCCGCGCCCAGGAACCGGGCAAGGGATACTGGACGAATCCGGGCGGCTATATCGAGCAGCATGAGTTGATTGACGAGACCGTACGCCGCGAGGTGCGGGAGGAATCGGGCGTGGACGCTCGCGTCACGGGTATCGTGGCCGTTCGCGACCAGCCGCGCGCGATCCATAACTTGTACATCGCCTTCGCGATGGAATATATCGGCGGCGAGCCGACTCCCGACCATGCAGAAGTAGACGCCGCCGGTTTTTTCAGTCTGGAAGAAATGGCGACCATGAACGTCGCCGACTTCACCCGCTGGCTCGTGGATGTGGCCGTTCGGGCACAGGACAGCGGCCTGACAGCGGAAAGGGAGGTCCCGGCTTCCCTGTCCAAGTACGGCTTGTACCGCGTGTAGACAGGCCGGAGGACGGGGCAGCGAGAGGGGGCATGCTCGTTTGATCGCAGATTGCGCCCCCGCACGATCACATATGCTGAAAAGACTCCTTCACTGACGCTGTCTGTCAGTGAAGTTTTTTTATAATAGGGAGCGAACGAGAAAACAGGCGACGGCCGCTTCCAGCCAACAAAGCAGACTTCACCCGCAGGCAGCTGTATGACGGAAGCCCGGAATCTCTTGCTTTATTGCAGTTTCCCATACAAAATAAAACCAACGTGACTTGTACACGGCATTGTTGAAGAGAATGCGCACGGAATGGTTCACCGTATGGTTGAAGTCGCTTCCGGCATCGCATCCCATTATCAATCGCTGACAGAAGAGAGGGATTCTTCATGACCTACGTGAATACCTTTATACGCATTGCGGAGGATTGCCCGACAGCTTCCGGCGTGGTGCCCGCGTCGAACAGACAGCTCAAGCCGATTCATCTGCTGCAATATGAGCTCCTGACCGGAGCGCCGTATACCTACACTCACGATGAATTGCTGTTTGAAGTGAATCGCCGTCGCGATGAGGTGCCGGAAGAACAAGGGGAGGCTTACCGCGAACAGTTGCTGGCGAAGAAGCATCCTTGCCTGCGCGCTTCCATGCTGCCGAAGAAGTACGGATGGGGCGTCCACTACAACGAACAAGGGAAGATAGCCATCTATGCGGCAGGGACGCCCGACTATCAAGCATGGCTGACGGACAGCCAGACGACCGTTCTGCCAGCGATGCGAAACAGCCGCCCAGGGAAATCGTCATCAGCCGCTGAATAACGGAGATTCCCGATGAGACGACGGCGCCCGTCATGGACTTATCGCGGCTCTCCCCACGCACGGACTGGTATATCGCTCAGATTTCCTTTTTTTTATTGAGCTGACAGACAGGTGAAGTAACCTGAGCATATCGGCATTCGTTCGACCTTTCCGAAGCTGTTCCTTCCCGGGACAGCTTCTTGCCTATCCTCTAAGGAGAAGCAGGTTTTTTTATGAGGATTTCCCTTTCCATGCCCCCGGGCAGGAAACCAAGTTTCGGCCATGGAAGTAAGACAGACACATTTCCAACAAGAAAGGAACATCGGCCATGAGCAAGCTTCCATTATTGCAGGTTAGCGAGAATCGGAGATTTCTGGTGCAGGAGGACGGGACGCCTTTTTTCTGGCTGGGAGACACGGCATGGGAATTGTTCCATAAGCTTGATCGAGAGGAGGCGCGGCTGTACCTGCAGAACCGCGCTGAACTGAAGTTCACGGTCATTCAAGCGGTGGCTCTAGCGGAGCTGGAAGGGCTGTCGACAGACAACGCTTACGGTCGTCGGCCGCTGAAGAAGAATGCCGCTGGAAAGTACGATCCGACCTTGCCGGACATCGGCGGGGAATATGATTACTGGAAGCATGTGGATTACATCGTGGACACGGCCGCTTCCCTCGGCTTGTATATCGCGCTGCTCCCTACTTGGGGCGACAAGTACAACTTGATGTGGGGAAAAGGACCGGAAATTTTCAATCGGGACAACGCCCGCATGTACGGTCAATGGCTGGGTGAGAGGTACAAGGATCGCACGAACATCGTATGGGTCATGGGCGGTGATCGTCCCTTGCACACTCGCATGCACTTCGAAATTATCCAGCAGATGGCGGAAGGCATTCGGCAGGGAGACGGGGGACGGCACTTGATGACCTTCCATCCGAAGGGGGACGAATCCTCTTCGCTGCATGTTCATGAGGAAGAGTGGCTTAGCTTCAATATGATCCAGTCCAGCCATGGGGACGGCGAGCGGGACAACTACAAGAAGGTAGCCCAGGATTACGCCCGCACCCCGATTAAGCCAACGCTGGATGCAGAGCCGTGCTATGAAGACCACCCCCGGGGCTTTCAAGCGGACAATGGCTATTTCGATCAAGCGGATGTGCGCAAGGCCGCTTATTACGCTTTGTTCGCAGGGGCGTTCGGACATACTTACGGACACCACTCCATCTGGTCGATGACGACCGACCCAGCCGATTATTTCATCATGGATTGGAAGGAAGCGCTGCATCGTCCCGGCGCCGCGCAGATGCAGCATGCGCGGGCTTTGCTGGAGTCCCGTCCCTTCCTGGAACGCGTGCCTGACCAGAGCCTGCTGGCTGCCAATTACACCGGCTCCAATTACATGGTCGCCACGAGAGGCCGCAGCTATGCCATGATTTACTTGCCGAACGGCCTGCCCTGTCGCGTCGTGCTGGACAAAATTTCAGGACGCACTGTGCAGGCTGCCTGGTTCAATCCGCGCACCGGCGAATTCATCGAAGCAGGCGCCTGCGACAATAACGGGGAACGCACGTTCATAGCGCCATCCCGCGGCAGGGACAACGACTGGGTGCTGGTGCTGGATGGACAGCAGTAAAGGAGTTGGCCCCGGAATGGAATAGTTTGTGCATGAACGGCCCAACGACAGGGTTGCGCAATAACCTATAAGGTGTGCATGACCGACCAGCCTTTCCTCGCGCGACAGTTTTGCAGTACAATGGAAGGAAGAAAAGTCCAATAACAAGCGGAGGGACAATGGCAATGCAAATCCACATCGAGCAGGCCAGTATGGAACGCACGGAGGATAAACGGTTCGTAGGCAAAGTGTATGTACGGGTAGAAGGCCATAAGCAGCCGTACGAAATCATAGTAGACAGCAAGAACATGAAGGATTGGGGTTACGCGCTTTACTTCCAGCGAGATTCTGGACCGGAAGAGGAAATCGACGCGCTGGATGCGTATATCGACGAGCACGAGGATGTATTCGAACGTATCGTGCAGGCGGCCAAGGACGCCTATCAAGAGGGGAAGGAACGTGACTAAGTGGAAAAAGAAAAGCTGCTATTGAGAAGCGATCGGTTGGCTGTTGAGCTTGAACGGCCGGGTACGGTCTATAGAGGCTCCCGATTCGATTGGTCCGGCTGGGTGTCGGCCATCGTGCTGGATGGCGAATTCAGCTTCGCTTCCGTGGAATCGACCGATCCCGGGCAAGGCTCCGGCGGATATGGCCTCTGCAATGAATTCGGGATCGAGCAAGCCATCGGCTATGCCGATTGTCCCGTAGGCGGCCAGTTTCCAAAGCTCGGAGTCGGCTTGATTACACGGCAGGATGATGGGGACTATAACTTCTATAAGCCGCAGCCAGTGGAGCCCTTTGCCATGAGCGCTGTCCAGGAGGCAGAGGATCGGGTGCGGTTCGAGGCGGAGCCCCGCGACTGCCGCGGTTATGCGGCCCGTCTGAGCAAAATCGTATCGGTTGCAGACAATCGGCTGCGTATCGATTACAAGCTGGATAATGTGGGGGAACATGCAATTGCAACAGATGAGTATGGCCATAACTTCATTCATCTGAACGGGGAACCGGTAGGCCCTGATTATGAGCTGACCTTGCCGTTCGATCTGAAGCAGGCAGGCGAGCTTCAACCAGTCTTTCAAGCGGAAGGACCGAAGCTGTCCTGGCGTGAACAGCCGGACCGGGATTTCTACTTGCGGCTTGACACTGGTCTTGGCGGGGAGAGCCAGAGCTGGACGCTCACGCACAAGCGAAGCGGCATTGGCATGAAAGAAATCTTGCATGCGCCATTGTATCGATTCGCACTGTGGGGACGAGGCTATGTTGTGAGCCCCGAGATGTTTGTCCGCATCCAGCTCGCTCCCGGCGATAGCATGACGTGGTCCCGGGAGTATGAATTTTTCAAGCGCGCATGATCGTTTCGAGAGCAAGATGATGATTTATCGCGTGAATGATGATTTCAAGTGAATGACGGTTTCCCGCGAACCTGCTGATTTTCAAGTTTTCTCGCAAGCTTGCTGATTCAAGTGAATATGACGGTTATCTCGCGAGCCTGATGATTTCAAGTGAATGACGGTTTCAATCTAAATAGGACGCCCTATAAGGAATACTAAGACGTATATCTCGAAAATTGGATAAGGAGGCGGAGGTCAATGAGAACTATTCAAGATGAAGCTCAATTTGAGCAAGCGATTCAAGGCGATCACCCGGTGGTGGTTGTCTTCAAGACAACTTGGTGCCCGGATTGTCATTATATTGATCCTTTTATGG includes these proteins:
- a CDS encoding DUF6157 family protein, yielding MTYVNTFIRIAEDCPTASGVVPASNRQLKPIHLLQYELLTGAPYTYTHDELLFEVNRRRDEVPEEQGEAYREQLLAKKHPCLRASMLPKKYGWGVHYNEQGKIAIYAAGTPDYQAWLTDSQTTVLPAMRNSRPGKSSSAAE
- a CDS encoding NUDIX hydrolase encodes the protein MEAKYCLLCGHPLVEKVIDGDPRQACSACSYVHWGNYSVGVGALVIKEGKLLLVRRAQEPGKGYWTNPGGYIEQHELIDETVRREVREESGVDARVTGIVAVRDQPRAIHNLYIAFAMEYIGGEPTPDHAEVDAAGFFSLEEMATMNVADFTRWLVDVAVRAQDSGLTAEREVPASLSKYGLYRV
- a CDS encoding glycoside hydrolase family 140 protein, with protein sequence MSKLPLLQVSENRRFLVQEDGTPFFWLGDTAWELFHKLDREEARLYLQNRAELKFTVIQAVALAELEGLSTDNAYGRRPLKKNAAGKYDPTLPDIGGEYDYWKHVDYIVDTAASLGLYIALLPTWGDKYNLMWGKGPEIFNRDNARMYGQWLGERYKDRTNIVWVMGGDRPLHTRMHFEIIQQMAEGIRQGDGGRHLMTFHPKGDESSSLHVHEEEWLSFNMIQSSHGDGERDNYKKVAQDYARTPIKPTLDAEPCYEDHPRGFQADNGYFDQADVRKAAYYALFAGAFGHTYGHHSIWSMTTDPADYFIMDWKEALHRPGAAQMQHARALLESRPFLERVPDQSLLAANYTGSNYMVATRGRSYAMIYLPNGLPCRVVLDKISGRTVQAAWFNPRTGEFIEAGACDNNGERTFIAPSRGRDNDWVLVLDGQQ